A stretch of Longimicrobium sp. DNA encodes these proteins:
- a CDS encoding DUF3667 domain-containing protein: MLTGSPPSLRGIPIFRRSERRTPDVPCRNCGDPTPGNFCRSCGQRKVEVHVSLRRMLMEALDDQFSLNSALPRTLGSLMLRPGHLTREYMAGRIVRYIPPFRLYLVTSVAFFLTLSFLPELRGANLDLDAMTVNVGVTDSAAAARRAARPPAPVMPPRTAGRDQPREVPRPPLPPPPPRNWIGNIRFNTGEPTIDSIGNARVEHFSRMESREAARQIVSDYLGHVPQMMFVLLPIFAGVLKLIYAGSRRFYVEHFVFALHVHAFAFLCYLAMLAIRFPPLVTALSVWMMLYVVLAMKKVYAQGWIATLLKYGFLGMAYVVMLSFGAVMTLLFTVLTA; this comes from the coding sequence CATCTTCCGCCGCAGCGAGCGCCGCACCCCCGACGTCCCGTGCCGGAACTGCGGCGACCCCACGCCCGGCAACTTCTGCCGCAGCTGCGGGCAGCGGAAGGTGGAGGTGCACGTGTCGCTGCGCCGCATGCTGATGGAGGCGCTCGACGACCAGTTCTCGCTGAACTCCGCGCTCCCGCGCACGCTGGGCTCGCTGATGCTGCGCCCCGGCCACCTGACGCGCGAGTACATGGCCGGGCGGATCGTGCGCTACATCCCGCCCTTCCGGCTGTACCTGGTCACCAGCGTGGCCTTCTTCCTGACGCTCTCGTTCCTCCCGGAGCTGCGCGGCGCCAACCTGGACCTCGACGCGATGACGGTGAACGTGGGCGTGACGGACTCGGCCGCCGCCGCGCGCCGGGCCGCGCGGCCGCCCGCGCCGGTGATGCCCCCGCGGACCGCGGGCCGCGACCAGCCTCGCGAGGTGCCGCGCCCCCCGTTGCCGCCCCCGCCGCCGCGCAACTGGATCGGCAACATCCGCTTCAACACCGGCGAGCCGACGATCGACAGCATCGGCAACGCGCGGGTCGAGCACTTCAGCCGGATGGAGTCGCGCGAGGCGGCGCGGCAGATCGTGTCCGACTACCTGGGCCACGTGCCGCAGATGATGTTCGTGCTCCTCCCGATCTTCGCCGGGGTGCTCAAGCTCATCTACGCCGGCAGCCGGCGCTTCTACGTGGAGCACTTCGTGTTCGCGCTGCACGTGCACGCCTTCGCCTTCCTCTGCTACCTGGCGATGCTCGCCATCCGCTTTCCGCCGCTGGTCACCGCGCTGAGCGTGTGGATGATGCTGTACGTGGTGCTGGCGATGAAGAAGGTGTACGCGCAGGGATGGATCGCCACCCTTCTCAAGTACGGCTTCCTGGGGATGGCGTACGTGGTGATGCTCTCCTTCGGCGCGGTGATGACCCTGCTCTTCACCGTGCTCACCGCCTGA